The following proteins are encoded in a genomic region of Candidatus Diapherotrites archaeon:
- a CDS encoding GIY-YIG nuclease family protein encodes MKPLAGSEVKGAKRGFFVYLLRCSDNSFYCGWTNDLEKRVEAHNAGKASRYTRARLPVRLVFSEKAESQSRAMKREAEIKRLPKNRKALLAARGL; translated from the coding sequence GCAGTGAAGTTAAGGGGGCAAAACGGGGTTTCTTTGTTTACCTGCTCCGGTGCTCCGACAATTCGTTCTACTGCGGCTGGACGAATGATTTGGAAAAACGCGTTGAAGCGCATAACGCGGGAAAGGCCAGCAGGTACACGCGCGCCAGATTGCCGGTAAGGCTGGTTTTCTCGGAAAAGGCGGAAAGCCAGAGCCGGGCGATGAAACGCGAGGCGGAAATCAAAAGGCTGCCAAAAAATCGGAAAGCGTTGCTTGCGGCACGTGGTTTGTGA